One window from the genome of Treponema sp. OMZ 838 encodes:
- the nusB gene encoding transcription antitermination factor NusB: MAIGRRRGRILAFQALFAWDAGSLPPDDLLLFPWEERTGKEVHDEDFLFSQLLFLGTVEHINKIDSLITKNLENWDFNRLKLVDKAILRLGTYSLLFQQDTDPRIVINEAVSIARTYGTDDSFKFVNAVLDSIKRECLDCSYEKDKN, encoded by the coding sequence ATGGCGATCGGAAGACGACGCGGGAGGATCCTGGCGTTTCAGGCGTTATTTGCCTGGGATGCAGGATCATTGCCTCCTGATGATTTATTGCTCTTTCCCTGGGAGGAACGTACCGGTAAAGAGGTGCATGACGAAGATTTTTTATTTTCGCAGCTTCTTTTTTTAGGTACTGTTGAGCATATCAATAAAATCGATAGCCTCATTACCAAAAACTTGGAAAACTGGGATTTTAATCGGCTTAAATTGGTTGACAAAGCGATTCTTCGGCTTGGTACTTATTCGCTTCTCTTCCAACAAGATACCGATCCCAGAATAGTGATTAACGAAGCAGTCTCCATAGCCCGCACGTATGGTACCGATGATTCCTTCAAGTTTGTAAACGCAGTACTTGACAGTATCAAACGAGAGTGTTTAGACTGCTCTTATGAAAAGGACAAAAACTAA
- a CDS encoding peptidyl-prolyl cis-trans isomerase, with product MKKPVITLFIVLSLSISGVFAQTNLLPIAEVKLSGRTPITLGQLKTRVSALEKEIGRKMTVPERQQTLDGLINERLIVQAAEKDGIKIMDSEVNNYFTEYVSNQLGQQVSEADFAKLIKEKTNMSLDEYMKAQNGMTLAEFKSFLRTQLTAQRYVMQKKQKELQSIPSPSDDQIRSYYEVNKQSFVQPDTVQLFLVVAPKGDKASTAEKTIKDIQKKLTANPKATADIRTKSQEKNSAYQAGEMFVSKTALAAEQLGIPMEELLKIFNMKVGEVSPITETGVNYQCFVVLEKKDAKILGLSDVVQPGGNVSLYEYIKQMVIMQRQNEALNDALVSVTNDLRKPDNFVIFKTGSDLEKTLSW from the coding sequence ATGAAAAAACCTGTAATTACATTGTTTATTGTATTAAGTTTGTCTATAAGCGGCGTTTTTGCCCAAACTAATCTGCTGCCTATTGCAGAGGTGAAACTCAGTGGTCGGACACCTATTACGCTTGGTCAGCTTAAAACCCGTGTTTCAGCCTTAGAAAAGGAAATCGGACGGAAGATGACCGTTCCGGAACGGCAGCAAACGCTGGATGGTCTTATCAATGAACGGTTGATCGTCCAAGCGGCTGAAAAAGACGGGATAAAAATCATGGATTCGGAAGTAAACAATTACTTCACCGAATACGTATCCAATCAATTGGGTCAGCAGGTATCCGAAGCGGATTTTGCGAAACTTATTAAAGAAAAAACGAATATGTCGCTTGACGAATATATGAAAGCACAAAACGGTATGACCCTTGCTGAGTTTAAGAGCTTTTTACGAACCCAACTGACTGCGCAAAGATATGTGATGCAGAAAAAACAAAAAGAGCTGCAATCGATTCCCAGTCCGAGCGATGATCAAATCCGTTCGTATTATGAGGTAAATAAACAGTCTTTCGTGCAGCCTGACACAGTACAGCTTTTCCTTGTGGTAGCCCCGAAAGGCGACAAAGCAAGTACTGCGGAAAAAACGATAAAAGATATTCAGAAAAAGCTGACGGCAAACCCGAAGGCAACGGCTGATATCCGTACAAAATCGCAGGAAAAGAATTCAGCTTATCAAGCTGGAGAAATGTTTGTCAGTAAAACCGCATTGGCAGCCGAACAGCTCGGTATTCCGATGGAAGAACTTCTCAAGATTTTTAACATGAAAGTAGGCGAGGTGTCTCCGATAACCGAAACGGGTGTTAATTACCAGTGCTTTGTTGTTCTGGAGAAAAAAGATGCGAAAATACTCGGTTTAAGTGATGTCGTACAACCCGGCGGGAATGTCAGTCTCTACGAATATATAAAACAGATGGTGATCATGCAGCGTCAAAATGAAGCGCTTAACGATGCGTTGGTTTCGGTAACCAATGATCTCCGTAAACCTGATAATTTCGTCATATTCAAAACCGGCTCCGATCTCGAAAAAACGCTTTCGTGGTAA
- a CDS encoding lipopolysaccharide assembly protein LapB gives MKRTKTNLFLIGSLFLCAIAAACSKTDKNELFQQKLNVIDGVVQEGNTQKALNSLRALRKKAQIPIQYLSIAKRELRLHSPVQALQSIQAGLKKYPDDPMLKAALTHTLIREDRIEDAAAAAESLLGTSYTGIGTEALILADKAKRTYRTPVSFWQEGFRLTGEHIFLENAAVMLAHQGDIAQAAALRSRIAKEEALRSPYFWSCLAYDMGNFQPVLDDLVYSLAYADMAGIPENNPKAFEYARRHLLLAADASAGLGDMEQARGFWHIYVDRYTDSSSEVFYNLAMTAATEEEKAEVLIDCISQNPGYYPAVAQYVRACSAINAVHNQNNPLDEYLQSKDFFSLEMEKNLFVSSAFTLSAEQVLEGAMAADSEDIRFLLEDFRYRYVQPKNYTQGNGEMWKILEAHPHNPLVKAYARWYFASSGDFNACFGIDKADNHDEDVFYNGIRRAVQGYSTAALKHFAEVETESRYKIPATVDQAYIYDARNEPDMAIKYFSRAAELLSDKRSQSKMLYEAARIYAERNGMPEAIALLNRALKLDPENHRANVLKQKLIADGSVNRNSGLDSFLQTGTDTNPQ, from the coding sequence ATGAAAAGGACAAAAACTAATCTCTTTCTTATAGGAAGTCTTTTCCTCTGCGCCATTGCCGCAGCATGTTCAAAAACAGATAAAAATGAGCTTTTTCAACAAAAACTGAATGTCATTGACGGTGTTGTGCAAGAAGGCAACACTCAAAAAGCTCTAAATAGCTTACGTGCATTACGTAAAAAAGCACAGATTCCTATTCAGTATTTAAGCATTGCAAAACGGGAATTGCGGCTGCATAGTCCCGTACAAGCCTTACAATCAATTCAGGCAGGTCTGAAAAAATATCCCGATGATCCGATGCTGAAAGCGGCTCTTACTCATACACTGATACGGGAAGATCGGATAGAAGATGCGGCCGCGGCTGCTGAATCTTTGCTCGGCACTTCTTATACCGGTATTGGGACGGAGGCGCTTATCCTTGCGGATAAGGCAAAACGAACGTATCGGACACCCGTTTCATTTTGGCAAGAGGGATTTCGGCTTACGGGCGAACATATTTTCTTGGAGAATGCTGCCGTAATGCTTGCTCATCAAGGCGACATTGCACAAGCCGCCGCGCTCCGTTCCCGGATCGCCAAAGAAGAAGCGCTGCGTTCCCCCTATTTTTGGTCATGTTTGGCTTATGATATGGGAAACTTCCAGCCGGTACTGGATGATTTAGTCTACTCGCTCGCGTATGCCGACATGGCAGGTATTCCTGAAAATAATCCTAAAGCTTTTGAATACGCCCGCCGTCACCTTTTGCTTGCTGCCGATGCAAGTGCAGGACTTGGTGATATGGAGCAGGCACGCGGTTTTTGGCACATATATGTTGATCGTTATACGGATTCCTCAAGCGAAGTATTTTATAACTTAGCGATGACTGCCGCTACGGAAGAAGAAAAAGCCGAAGTATTGATTGATTGTATTTCGCAAAATCCGGGATATTATCCGGCTGTTGCACAGTATGTCCGTGCTTGTTCCGCTATTAATGCAGTACATAATCAAAACAATCCGTTGGATGAGTATCTGCAAAGCAAAGATTTTTTCTCGTTAGAGATGGAAAAAAACTTGTTTGTTTCTTCGGCTTTTACGCTTTCTGCGGAGCAAGTGCTTGAGGGGGCAATGGCGGCCGATAGTGAGGATATACGGTTCCTGCTGGAAGACTTTCGATACCGCTATGTCCAGCCGAAAAACTATACACAGGGAAACGGAGAAATGTGGAAAATTCTGGAAGCACATCCCCACAATCCGTTGGTCAAGGCGTATGCACGCTGGTACTTTGCTTCTTCAGGTGATTTTAACGCTTGTTTCGGAATTGATAAGGCTGATAATCATGATGAAGATGTATTCTACAACGGTATCCGGCGTGCGGTGCAAGGATATTCGACTGCGGCGCTAAAGCATTTTGCCGAGGTGGAAACGGAGAGCCGCTATAAAATTCCTGCCACGGTTGACCAAGCCTATATCTATGATGCCCGCAATGAACCTGATATGGCGATTAAGTATTTCTCCCGCGCCGCGGAGCTCCTTTCCGATAAACGCTCACAGAGTAAGATGCTCTACGAAGCCGCGCGGATATATGCCGAACGCAATGGGATGCCGGAAGCAATTGCGCTGTTGAATCGGGCGCTGAAACTTGATCCTGAAAATCATCGGGCAAATGTGCTGAAACAAAAATTGATTGCCGACGGCAGTGTGAATCGGAATTCCGGTTTAGATTCGTTCTTACAAACGGGTACGGATACCAATCCGCAATAG